Proteins encoded within one genomic window of Tigriopus californicus strain San Diego chromosome 12, Tcal_SD_v2.1, whole genome shotgun sequence:
- the LOC131891681 gene encoding uncharacterized protein LOC131891681, which produces MLLGGVLKDEGSTAGVEVLNLKTMKQCSTSAPLPESAFGAAFFILGGQVHLVGGYRSQIDKRDLHLFDLKSRTWQTSDLFPTNLADAVVAQISHFWVLITGGSDTPNTTIVHVNGSVLPGPPLPFQIMRHCALGVDEEHVFIAGGSRDGLGPTKEAFILNWADQTKTTS; this is translated from the exons ATGTTGTTGGGAGGAGTTCTCAAGGATGAAGGTTCAACTGCTGGGGTAGAGGTTTTGAATCTAAAAACTATGAAGCAATGTTCGACCTCGGCGCCACTTCCTGAGTCTGCGTTTGGTGCTGCCTTCTTTATTTTGGGTGGTCAAGTTCATTTGGTTGGAGGATACAGGAGTCAAATCGACAAGAGAGACTTGCATCTGTTTGACCTCAAATCCCGGACATGGCAAACATCCGACCTCTTTCCAACAAATCTGGCCGATGCTGTCGTTGCCCAAATCAGCCATTTTTGGGTCCTAATAACAGGTGGAAGTGACACCCCTAACACAACCATAGTCCATGTTAATGGTTCTGTTCTCCCTGGACCTCCACTTCCCTTCCAAATCATGAGACATTGTGCCTTAGGTGTGGATGAGGAACACGTCTTTATCGCTGGAGGGTCTAGAGATGGCTTGGGGCCGACAAAAGAGGCTTTTATCCTCAATTGGGCGGATCAG ACAAAAACAACGAGCTGA